The following proteins are co-located in the Diaphorobacter sp. HDW4B genome:
- a CDS encoding amino acid ABC transporter ATP-binding protein — MIEIKNLEKSYGDHRVLHDVSLNVQRGEVVCLIGPSGSGKSTVLRCINGLETYQGGEVRAFGEVVDNTASNIHLLRRRMGMVFQRFNLFPHRTVLENVMEGPVQVKKEPKEKAREEAMELLRKVGLDQKSHAMPPQLSGGQQQRVAIARALAMKPEAMLFDEPTSALDPELVGDVLEVMRQLANEGMTMIVVTHEMGFAREVADRVCFLHSGSICEEGPASQVLGAPTHARTQDFLRRVLHAPVGRDAA; from the coding sequence ATGATCGAGATAAAGAATCTGGAAAAGTCCTACGGCGACCACCGCGTGCTGCATGACGTGAGCCTGAACGTGCAGCGCGGCGAAGTGGTCTGCCTGATCGGCCCTTCAGGCTCGGGCAAGTCCACCGTGCTTCGCTGCATCAACGGTCTCGAAACTTACCAGGGCGGTGAGGTGCGCGCGTTCGGCGAAGTGGTGGACAACACTGCCAGCAACATCCACTTGCTGCGCCGTCGCATGGGCATGGTGTTCCAGCGCTTCAATCTGTTCCCGCACCGCACGGTGCTGGAGAACGTGATGGAAGGCCCTGTTCAGGTCAAGAAGGAACCCAAGGAAAAAGCCCGCGAAGAAGCCATGGAGCTGCTGCGCAAGGTCGGCCTCGACCAGAAGTCGCACGCCATGCCGCCGCAGCTCTCGGGCGGTCAACAGCAACGCGTGGCGATTGCCCGCGCGCTGGCGATGAAGCCCGAAGCCATGCTGTTCGACGAACCCACCTCCGCGCTCGACCCCGAGCTCGTGGGCGACGTGCTTGAAGTGATGCGACAGCTCGCCAACGAAGGCATGACGATGATCGTCGTGACCCACGAAATGGGCTTTGCACGCGAAGTGGCGGACCGCGTCTGCTTTCTGCACAGCGGCAGCATCTGCGAAGAAGGCCCCGCATCGCAGGTGCTGGGCGCGCCAACGCATGCCCGCACACAGGACTTTCTGCGCCGTGTTCTGCACGCACCCGTCGGAAGGGATGCGGCATGA
- the ehuD gene encoding ectoine/hydroxyectoine ABC transporter permease subunit EhuD, whose protein sequence is MQDFLQHASDFLPILLKGAVVTVQVTVLAFLLSSVLGLVLALGKLSPIKAVSMVSSTIINVIRGLPIIVQLFYIYFVLPDFGIQLSAFQAGVIGLGIAYSAYQAENFRAGIEAVDPGQREAALAMGMRPAMLMRRVILPQAFRIALPPYGNTLVMMLKDSSLVSTITVAEMTRAGQLIASSTFQNMTVYTLVALLYLAMSLPLVGMLRRIEKRFGAGKRKP, encoded by the coding sequence ATGCAAGACTTTCTTCAACACGCAAGCGATTTCCTGCCGATCCTGCTCAAGGGCGCGGTCGTCACGGTGCAGGTCACCGTGCTGGCCTTTCTGCTCTCGAGCGTGCTCGGTCTGGTGCTCGCACTGGGCAAGCTCTCGCCCATCAAGGCGGTGTCGATGGTGTCCTCGACCATCATCAACGTCATACGCGGGCTGCCCATCATCGTGCAGCTCTTCTACATCTACTTCGTGCTGCCGGACTTCGGCATTCAGCTCAGCGCCTTCCAGGCGGGCGTGATCGGTCTGGGCATCGCCTACTCCGCGTACCAGGCCGAGAACTTCCGAGCGGGCATCGAAGCGGTCGATCCCGGCCAACGCGAAGCGGCCCTCGCCATGGGCATGCGCCCGGCCATGCTGATGCGCCGCGTGATCCTGCCACAGGCCTTCCGCATCGCGCTGCCGCCCTACGGCAACACGCTGGTGATGATGCTCAAGGACTCGTCGCTGGTCTCCACCATCACCGTGGCGGAGATGACGCGCGCAGGCCAGTTGATCGCCTCGTCCACGTTCCAGAACATGACCGTCTACACGCTCGTGGCCCTGCTCTATCTGGCGATGAGCCTGCCTTTGGTGGGCATGCTTCGCCGCATTGAAAAGCGATTTGGAGCAGGAAAGAGAAAGCCATGA
- a CDS encoding ABC transporter substrate-binding protein: MPSFIRRSALRLAIGLGAAAAFNFAAAQGSAPANLNVGATATGIPFTFLDIKSNSIQGMMVDTVQAVGKAGGFQTTIQQTAFAALIPSLTSSKIDVISAAMLKTAARQQVVDFSEPVYSYGEGLMVKADDNRNYPTLDELKGEVVGAQVGTIFVDMLQKKGIFKEVRTYDSVADMSRDLALGRIKAAVGDQPIMVYQISQKAFQGVKMANGYKSTNVSDVCLIVRKGDTETLNRINKAIATIKADGTLAQITKKWGI; this comes from the coding sequence ATGCCATCCTTCATCCGCCGTTCCGCTCTTCGCCTCGCCATCGGACTCGGTGCTGCCGCCGCGTTCAACTTCGCTGCAGCACAGGGCTCCGCCCCCGCGAATCTCAACGTCGGCGCGACGGCCACCGGCATTCCGTTCACTTTCCTGGACATCAAGAGCAACAGCATTCAGGGCATGATGGTCGACACCGTGCAAGCCGTGGGCAAGGCTGGCGGCTTTCAGACGACGATTCAGCAAACCGCTTTCGCGGCACTGATCCCATCCCTCACCTCCAGCAAGATCGACGTGATTTCAGCGGCCATGCTCAAGACCGCCGCGCGTCAGCAAGTGGTGGACTTCAGCGAACCGGTCTACTCGTATGGCGAAGGCCTGATGGTCAAGGCCGACGACAACCGCAACTACCCGACACTTGACGAACTCAAAGGCGAAGTGGTCGGCGCACAGGTCGGCACCATCTTCGTGGACATGCTGCAGAAAAAAGGCATCTTCAAGGAAGTGCGCACCTACGACTCCGTGGCCGACATGTCGCGCGACCTGGCACTCGGCCGCATCAAGGCTGCCGTGGGCGATCAGCCGATCATGGTCTATCAGATCAGCCAGAAAGCCTTTCAGGGCGTGAAGATGGCCAATGGCTACAAGTCCACCAACGTGAGCGACGTCTGCCTCATCGTGCGCAAGGGCGACACCGAAACGCTGAACCGCATCAACAAGGCCATCGCCACCATCAAGGCCGACGGCACGCTGGCACAGATCACCAAGAAGTGGGGCATCTGA
- a CDS encoding IclR family transcriptional regulator — translation MTNAPSLDDESNPLFNQSLEKGLAVLCAFSAQRRTMTLADLAEAAGISKSSAQRMVFTLESLGFVRKHPKTRRYQLTPRVMRIGFNYLAANPLIDLANPYLSELTNATTETTCLTEVDGLEMVYVARFVSAQFVPVHMPIGSRIPMYCTASGRAWLSALPDEEALALIRASDRVTHTRFTITDEDALMQDLREARQRGYAINREELFLGDMTLGAPVLGSHGRPVAAVHIVAPTSRWTLEEAEARLGPSLLACARSLSNSVRALD, via the coding sequence ATGACCAATGCGCCCTCGCTCGACGATGAATCGAACCCGCTGTTCAACCAGTCTCTGGAGAAGGGGCTGGCCGTGCTCTGCGCATTCAGCGCGCAGCGGCGCACCATGACGCTGGCTGATCTGGCCGAGGCGGCGGGCATCAGCAAGAGCTCCGCGCAGCGCATGGTGTTCACGCTGGAGAGCCTTGGTTTCGTGCGCAAGCATCCCAAGACGCGGCGCTATCAACTCACGCCGCGCGTGATGCGCATCGGCTTCAATTACTTGGCCGCCAATCCGCTGATCGATCTGGCGAATCCCTATCTTTCGGAGCTGACCAACGCGACCACCGAGACCACCTGCCTTACCGAAGTGGATGGGCTGGAGATGGTCTATGTGGCGCGCTTCGTCAGTGCGCAGTTCGTTCCGGTGCATATGCCGATCGGCAGCCGCATCCCCATGTATTGCACGGCCTCTGGGCGAGCGTGGCTCAGTGCCTTGCCCGATGAGGAGGCGCTGGCGCTTATCCGAGCGAGCGACCGGGTGACGCACACGCGCTTCACCATCACTGACGAAGATGCTTTGATGCAGGACCTGCGCGAGGCACGTCAGCGCGGCTACGCCATCAATCGCGAAGAGCTGTTTCTTGGCGACATGACGCTCGGCGCGCCGGTGCTGGGCAGCCACGGGCGGCCAGTGGCGGCGGTGCATATCGTCGCACCCACCAGCCGCTGGACGCTGGAAGAGGCGGAGGCGCGTCTGGGGCCATCGCTGCTGGCGTGCGCTCGCTCGCTGAGCAACTCGGTCCGCGCACTGGATTAG
- a CDS encoding cupin domain-containing protein, whose amino-acid sequence MSIQVISRDAAVASFKDNGTVAIPLSEPACQLRGLDVAIAGRPEVDTGFWECAEGQFRRAVDTGEVMYILEGSGSFMPDSDDEPTIEFKAGDTLFFPPFTRGVWDIREKVRKLYVMV is encoded by the coding sequence TTGAGCATTCAGGTTATTTCGCGCGATGCAGCCGTGGCATCGTTCAAAGACAACGGCACTGTCGCAATCCCGCTGAGCGAGCCCGCTTGCCAGCTTCGTGGACTCGACGTGGCGATTGCCGGTCGTCCTGAGGTGGACACCGGGTTCTGGGAATGCGCTGAAGGCCAGTTCCGCCGGGCCGTGGATACCGGTGAGGTGATGTATATCCTTGAAGGCTCGGGCAGTTTCATGCCCGATTCGGATGATGAACCCACCATCGAATTCAAGGCTGGCGACACGCTGTTCTTCCCGCCTTTCACGCGCGGCGTGTGGGACATTCGCGAGAAGGTGCGCAAGCTGTATGTGATGGTGTGA
- a CDS encoding aromatic ring-hydroxylating dioxygenase subunit alpha has protein sequence MTENTLWHPVAQSHEVLQDAPLSVKLLDQAVVLWRNNEGAVQAFVDRCPHRGARLSMGRVENGHLECPYHGWQFASGGQCVKVPAAPDFVPPATQRVKSFDVQEAYGLVWVRLQEGEAENANAAALPAFAAEADAHLRKVNCGPYDVAASAPRIIENFLDMSHFGFVHEGWLGSRDATAMAAYKVESTATGVLATGCKAVQPQSNLHSTSAAEVEYTYEVTAPYTAVLTKIPEEGTSKQGWREQIGLFICPITPDTSRVWFRLAVADFESTDAQLREFQHTIFVQDQPVLESQLPKALPLDPRAEMHSAADRMSSAYRRYLRASGITFGVC, from the coding sequence ATGACCGAAAACACCCTCTGGCACCCCGTCGCGCAGTCGCACGAGGTGCTCCAAGATGCCCCGCTGTCCGTCAAGCTGCTCGACCAGGCCGTGGTTCTGTGGCGCAACAACGAAGGTGCTGTGCAGGCCTTTGTCGACCGTTGCCCGCACCGCGGCGCGCGCTTGTCCATGGGGCGTGTGGAGAACGGTCATCTCGAATGCCCGTATCACGGCTGGCAGTTCGCATCGGGTGGTCAATGCGTGAAGGTGCCTGCGGCGCCCGACTTTGTGCCGCCGGCAACGCAACGCGTGAAGTCGTTCGATGTGCAGGAAGCCTACGGTCTGGTCTGGGTGCGTCTGCAGGAAGGCGAGGCTGAAAATGCTAATGCGGCAGCGCTGCCAGCGTTTGCCGCCGAGGCTGACGCGCATCTGCGCAAGGTGAATTGCGGTCCTTACGATGTGGCCGCGAGCGCACCGCGCATCATCGAGAATTTCCTCGACATGTCGCACTTTGGTTTTGTGCACGAAGGCTGGCTCGGCAGCCGCGATGCCACAGCGATGGCAGCATACAAGGTCGAGAGCACGGCTACCGGCGTGCTCGCCACGGGCTGCAAGGCCGTGCAGCCGCAATCCAATCTGCATTCCACCAGCGCGGCGGAAGTGGAATACACCTACGAAGTGACCGCTCCCTACACCGCAGTGCTCACCAAGATTCCGGAAGAGGGCACTTCAAAGCAAGGCTGGCGTGAGCAGATCGGTCTGTTCATCTGTCCGATCACGCCCGACACATCGCGCGTGTGGTTCCGTCTGGCCGTTGCCGATTTTGAATCGACCGACGCGCAACTGCGCGAATTCCAGCACACGATTTTTGTGCAGGACCAGCCTGTTCTGGAGTCACAATTGCCCAAGGCGCTGCCGCTCGATCCACGCGCGGAAATGCACTCGGCAGCCGACCGCATGTCGTCCGCTTATCGCCGCTACCTGAGGGCCAGCGGCATCACCTTTGGAGTGTGCTGA